The following DNA comes from Sediminitomix flava.
ATTCCCATTAAAATTGATTGGCTCTTTTTGCTCTGCATTAAATTTTATAGGCATAAACTTCTCATTCAAGACACTACTTACTTTAGGGTCTTTAAAAGTCATCTTGTCCATCTTTTTACAGTAGCCACACCAGTCGGTATACACATCTATAAAGATCATTTTTTGAGCAGAAGTATTTTCCTGCATCGCTTTTTCAAACGATTGCCATTCTACTTCCTGTCCTAAAGAAAGGGATAAATTAATTACACTTAGTAAAAAAGTAAAGAGGATACTACTTCTAAATACAGTCATGATATCAGGGTCAAATTTCTTAATCTATAATGCATTAGCATTTGAAGGAATGCGAAAACAATTTAAATACCAAAAATTACAATGGACTTATTTATGATACTTGCTCAAGTTCTTACAAAAGTAGGAAAATAAAAAAAGCCGCTAAAATAGCGACTTCTTTCCTCTGTTTAACCTAATTTATTAACCCATTATCAATCAAAAATCTTTACACTACTAACCGACTTCCCATAAGTAGTGTTCCATTCTCAATTTTTTTTTCGTGTTTTTTTGACATTTGTACCATTTTCCCACTTTTAGTCATCTATAATCTTTTTAAAAGTCAAAGCCTTACCGTGTCAAACATCAGTTTTTTCACAGCAAGGCTATCTGAAATGAATACATTTTGAATAGGTCATACTCCGTAAATCGGAAGAAGTACTAAATTTTTAAAACGATTACTTGTAAAAATAATCGACGTTTACACTTAGTGAACGACTCAACTGAATCAAGTCACTAAGGCTTGGGGTCATTACTCCTTTTTCAATACGACATAATTGACTTTGAGGGATCAAAGTTTTTTGAGCTAATTCTTCTTGTGATAGTTGTAGTTGTTTACGTAGACGTTTTACTTTTCTGCCGACCATAGTAATAGTATAATTTGGGTTTTAGGAATTTAATAAGGTTTCATGAGAAGTCGCTTAATAAAGCAAGCGACCAAATAGAGCGCAGATAATAGTATTATTAGTTGATTATTATGAAACTAACACTATTTGAATTCAGAAGCAAGAATATGTATGATTTGGGATAAATGTGCAATTGTATTGCTGATAGCTAAATTTGCGAAATTTTAATTTCACTCATCTTAGGAGTGCAGTTTATTAGTCAGATAGTTTATTCTAGCACATAGAATTATACTTTTCTAATATTATCCATGTACTTAGTTTAGAAATCACATTTTCGATAATTTCAATCAATTTTTAAGTATTAAGAACGATGTTATGAGAATAGTAAGAAATGAGAA
Coding sequences within:
- a CDS encoding helix-turn-helix domain-containing protein; translated protein: MVGRKVKRLRKQLQLSQEELAQKTLIPQSQLCRIEKGVMTPSLSDLIQLSRSLSVNVDYFYK
- a CDS encoding thioredoxin family protein, with protein sequence MTVFRSSILFTFLLSVINLSLSLGQEVEWQSFEKAMQENTSAQKMIFIDVYTDWCGYCKKMDKMTFKDPKVSSVLNEKFMPIKFNAEQKEPINFNGNEFKFVANGRRGYHELAAALLGGRLSYPTVVLASHDFDVLLPIAGFRQKEEMHMLLSFFSSHADQKDVFSSQETFDKKLTEFRETYKSPY